The Buteo buteo chromosome 5, bButBut1.hap1.1, whole genome shotgun sequence DNA segment AGTCTGCTCTGTTCTTACAGCTGTGTGTAGCCTGAGAGATTATTTAATGATTCCTGGTTTGAAATTCTACTCTTAGAGTGTGTTTTCTGAGACTGTATAAATATAAATCTTCTACAGTGATTTTGCTAGGTATTTAACGGGTTAAGCTACTCTTGATCATTTGCACTGTCTTCTGATGAGCTGtcctggggtttgtttttctacaTTCAGTATACATCCAAACCCTGATTTTTGAGGCTCTGCTTTGTGAGTCTTAATTATACTTTAATTCTCAAAGCCTAGCAAATGGAATATTTATGctgaattaaattttatttaaaaccagcaGTACTCCTTTACCCCAAATCTAACTTTCTGTTGGTCTGCAAGTGAAGTTTTAATGCCTTGTGCTTGAAGTGCCATGATACTTTACCTGAGAGGTTTAGGGATTTGCTACCCCAGTCTGATCTGTtgattggctttttttttttcctgagatatAGTGCAAAGCAGGTGTTTTGAGGTGGGgttcccctcccacctccccgcCTCCTCCAAGGTTTTGGGAAGAGTGACTCGAAGGGGAGAGATGAGGTTTTAGTATactatattattattttccttattatgattttcctttgttttatagGGAACTCCTTGTAATGGCAGGTTGTCTTGAATAGATTAGCTTTTTATCCTTTCTGATCTTGAAATCCTCTTAATTATTAGGAGAGCCAGAGTAAATGAGGATCGATTTAAGAGATAAAAAAGGCAAGAATGCCAAGAAGATACTTAACTAAATGTAGAATACCCATATTTGCCTCTTTCCACCTACCTGCCAAAGAGCCTCATTACAGTCATCAAAATGACCTTTGCATTGTCATCACCAAACTCCTTGGgacaaatgttttttcctctgttccttaGAGAGCTGCTCAAAGGTATGAGTCTGCAGGAAGGTTGCTGTAGCTGTTGCGGAAGATGACTGGATGAAAGACGTGTCATAGATGTAAGGGTTTGAAAGTGGATTTTGACTTGCTGAAGGAATAGATACAAACCAGGTGGCAGCAATCTGTATCAGGAAACTTAGAAAAAATAGTAGACTAGAACTTACGTAAAATATGCTATCTGTGCAAAGCTTGAAGGAGGAATAATCTTGTGGTTAACACGTATATTCTTTATGTCTGAAAAGAAGTGCATGCGCTTGTGCATAAACAGGCTCAGAGCATGAGTGATCTTGCAGAATAATCCCCAGTCTGAGAAAGCTGGGTTGGCCACAAGCTTCCTGTGCACCTGCGAGCAAGGGACTTATGCTCCTGGGCCGGTACAATAGGATCatgggttggggggggaagtgggaaGGTCAGATTTTAATGAAGTTGTCTTCTGTTATAGCCATGTCAGGGGTGATGGGATGATGAGGGAGCAAAGACTTGGTTCCCTGTTCTGAGTTCTGTAGTGGTTTGGAAACATAAACCTGTGGGAAGACAAAAGCTTGTTTGTCTGCTGGAGGATGAAGGTACTTTATTGTGACATACATGTGCTGTGTGGTCTGCTTGCTAcgcctcttccctttccctttgcagGGCTTTCTCCGGATGTCTGTAGAAGTTTCTTCCAGTTTGCATGTTAGGGCTTTGTTGTAAGTTTGTGCACTTACCTAAGGTTAGGGAACATGGCTTCAAAACTGTTACTCCTGGTTTCCAGACAGGGATGTTGCCACTCTGCAGCCCCTCTGGTCTCACTTGTCCTGGCTGAACTGATGACGTTCAACAGGCCTCTGCCAAAACTTTGTGCTCCGTTCAGCCTCAAACGAGTTAAGATTTATATTCACACTGAAATCTACCCTGTTTACTCTCTGAACCTTTCCTCCTCACTCCTGTTCTCTGTTGTTCATTTTAAACTTGCTGGTAGTGCTGTCTTCTATCCTCCTACTGTCTTGtggatcagaaaaaaattttgcaaagtGAAGATACAGTATTTGAAGGCTATGGTTAAAATAACCAGTAGATAACTAGTCTCTTCTCACTTAAGTACATTGGTTTTCCATCTGTTCGATTTGTGGCATTCAATGCCTGACTGGCACGGGGTTTTTGTCACTAGAAGGAAAGCCTCATagactattaatttttttgtagatTTTTCAGTAACAATACCACTTTGAtggttttctcattttcagtcatttatttttagaatttaaaaaattgctaaatAAAATCACTTCAAAAACCTGACTCCTAAACTAACTAGTGATCAAAACATTGAAGAATGCCATATGGCTCCTACCAGTCTTGATGCTGTTATATTTCTGACGAGTATATTCTGTGTTATTAATAATATTCAATGAAACACTCTCAGGGTgggaaaatatttactgaaatgaTTATGAAATATAGTTTTCATAGCATTCTAACCCACAATGTTCTAGTCAAAATACTAGGAGTGGAACTTTTGGATTAATTCTTGCACACAACAGGTTAGAAGAAGATGGATGCTGCGGCAAATAGAAGTTatggagggagaaagaagatgCAACAACTAAAGTGTTTGAAGACTAGCAGTGtaacaatttttaatatatccACTATTCAGACAATGTACAAAATTGGACGTCCCATTCCAACAGAAGAGGgaaactgaattaaaacagaTTGAATACTGATTGCTCTAAAAGCCTTCAGTATAATTTACATGAGATCAGGTGGTTCAAAGCTCATATGTAGGGATAAGGAGTATGGCTGTGTTGTTTAAGTCAGGGTAATTTCAATTCGTACTTGCGATGAAGTTGTCCTAATTTCCAAGTGGTTAAAATGTGCTGTCTTGTCATGTCATGGGGACTGGGGAGGATATTGATTCTTCAGAATTAAATGCTGTAAAGCTCTAATATAGCTAGTAAGCAAGTTGCTGTAAATAGATGAGCATATACTGGTTTTGGTAGGACACAGGAACAACGCTGAAACCTCAGTTAAGTCCCCTTGACATAAGTGGGGCCCTGTGCAAGTTCTGGAGTCTTTGTTGTCAAAACAAGGTGAggcataaagaaaataaaagcccaGATGATGACTGATCTAATTTACTCATTAGAAGGACTTGTTTTATGGATATAGAAGCCAAAAATGAGCAAATATAtgagcaaaaaacccacagtccTTCCAGCAGTCAGGTGGAAGTGGCTGGCTGAACCGAAAATTGCAGGAGCTAACGAGACAGCTGCTGGTTTTTGGTTCATGTGGCTTTTGATGGTAGCAGGTAAGAGTGAAAAAATGTGTTCTCACATTTGACTGTTCTAACAACTTAATTAGGACTTTTTCTAATCTTTTGACCcttgaaatacctttttttttaaaatacctttttttaaaaaatttatttattggattgtctctgaagaaaaaagcagtctGTGTGTATATGCTGGCatcatttttattaacttttgtCCTTGAATTCATGAATATTTAAGGTTCCAAGATTTTTATGCAACCTTTTCTCCATAAGCAAAAGCAGAGATCTTCGTAGATAGTATCCCAtataaatgacatttaaaagtgAAAACCACACACAAACTCATATGAATGTTTGGGATTTTAGTGACAGTATTTTTAGACTTGTCTATCACTGAACTGTGTAAGGTTTAGATTATTTTAATGGACTATTGTTTTTAGAAGTATCCATGGCTTGTTCTGTCTGCTGTTATGTGTATGTTGGATCAGTAAGAAACAATTAATTTAATGTACTTGTGAATGTTAGAGTCTCTTTTCTGTTATTAGCCTTGCATTGGTTTGCAAATCCGTTGtcagtatttaaataaattccaaattataattaaataatttaaagtcACTGGATATATCAATGCATGACTAATTTTAAGGGGACAATACTGTGCTTTCAGTTGAGTTTTGAAAGACTGAAATTTCATTGGAACTCTTCTAGTGGGAATAAAGTGcagaactgcaaaaaaatacttcagattcCTAGAGAAGATATTTCCAATGATAAATTGAGTGCTCTTAGAGAAATTTCAGGTTCTTCTGGAATAAAATGCTCTTTTCAAATATTGGTCCTTTAAAAGGTTCCTGTGTAATAGTAACACTAATCAAAACAGCAAAGGcatgacaaaaccaaaatacattaaatgttCAACTTTCTTATAATGAACATGAGCTAATCTTCCTACATTAATTTTACAGCTATTAATATAGCAAAAATAGTTGCCTAATATAGTGATAGaatggtttgttgtttttagaTGTGAAAGCTGGTTGGTCAAATCAAACTCTAAGTAGtggtgaatttatttttaagtgttgcCTGTCAGTTTTGCAGTCTTTTACTTCTGCAAAAGATAAGTATGGGCAGCTGCAGTACACTTATCTCCCAATCCACCTTTCTTCAATTTCAGAATTTGACTTGAAGAGATCGTTGTAGGGCCTGTTCTTAATTTctgttcctgtgtttctttGCCTTCAAGGTTGTTATCCTAATTTTGAGGGTCCCTTGTTTTAATCTTAGAGCCCTATCCTAATTCCTACCTCTCTTCCCATTCAGCCTCCCACCAATTTCTGCTGTGGTTGTGGAGTGCTTGGAAAACCACTTTTCAAGAGGAGATTGATGAACCTTTTGAAGGTCATCATGAGGCTTTGGATAATAATTTGGTttgataattaaaaaaccctggagatagatatatatatatgtggctgcattatttaattacaaaatcatGGCTATCCTTTGGTATAGCAGGGACTACTGGAAATAAAGCAGTTAGCCTTAGGGGAGAAAAGataacttgaaagaaaagactTGAAAATGCTAGCACTTAATTGCCACAGTAACTTTGAATATATAAATTATTCTCTGTcctaaacatgaaaaatgttttattgcacAATATTAAAGCTGCTGTTGTGAGAACTTCACAAAAGTGgtcataaaacacatttttattgatGCTATCATGTACCGCTAGTCTAGACAAATGGCCTTCCCCACCCTGATACTGCATTTATTGCTTAGGAATGTCACTTACAAAAAGAAGCTTTGTCCTTGATGACTGGCGTTGCAGGTCTGTTCTCATGTGGTACCTTAATCATGTTacgttttatttgtttgcagGGTAGCCCTAGTTCCTTGAGAGTGCACCAAATACTGGATGCTTGTGGTAAACCATGGCAGCTGATGATAAAGTTGCCATTTTAACCGATGATGAAGAAGAACAGAAGCGAAAGTATGTGCTTGCTGATCCTTTCAATGGCATTTCCAAGGATCAAGACTTGCCACCCCATAATGAATCCCCTTCAACGGAGACAACCACTGTTGCAGACGAAGAGATAGATTGGTTAGAAAAGCACTGCGTCAAAATAAACAATGATCTTCTGATCTCAaaggtcttttattttttcttctattctgcATATGGCTCTCTCTACCCCTTGCTGCCTGTGTATTACAAGCAGCTGGGTATGTCACCCAGTCAGAGTGGACTTCTGGTGGGCATCAGGTACTTTATTGAGTTTTGCAGTGCTCCCTTCTGGGGAGTGGTGGCAGATCGCTTCAAGAAAGGGAAGATTGTCCTCCTCTTTTCACTTCTATGCTGGGTTTTATTTAACCTGGGGATTGGATTTGTTAGACCAGCCACCTTAAGATGTGTACCAAAGGGCCTTCCCCCAGCCCATCCCACCAATGCAAGCAGCCTTTTAACAACAGTTTTGCAAAACGCCTCGATGTCTCCTCTGCTAACCACAGTGAGTACTGCATCCCCAAAAGTTCGTGGGAAGAGCGACCTGCTCACTTCCAACCCAGTCACTTTAGAAACAACAGGGACAGCTAATCCTGAAATGACATTCCTGTTACCTACACAGAGCAATGATGTGGAGTTTGTCTTGGAAAACAGtacctattttattttgaaaaacaccACCACTAGCCCAGTCTCACCAGGAAATGCGACTCCAAGTACCATTCCAGCTGCCATCACCACAAAGCCGATGCCTTCTGACCAAGCTGTGCTCGTTTATGATCAACAAGAAGTAGAAGCCATCTTTCTACTCATTCTGCTGGTTGTCATAATAGGAGAATTTTTCAGTGCTTCCTCTGTTACTATTGTGGACACTGTAACTCTGCAGTACCTTGGCAAGCACAGGGACAGGTATGGATTACAGCGTATGTGGGGGTCTCTGGGCTGGGGACTGGCCATGCTCTCTGTGGGAATTGGCATTGACTATACCCATACAGAAGTTGGCATTGAAGGTCAAGGATGTAAAGCTCCTGAGTACAAGAACTACAGGatagttttcattgtttttggTGTTCTGATGACAATGGCATTAATTGTGGCCACCCAGTTTCGATTTCATTATGCGCACTTCAAGCAAGAcgaaaataagagaaaagagGTAGAAATCTCACAGGTGGACAGAAGTGCCTCCAACGAATCCTCCGATAACACTCCTACCAGTACAAGCCAGTCACAGTCTTTCAGTTTTTGGGACCTTATAAAACTGCTGTGTAGTATCCAGTATGGCTCAGTCCTCTTCGTGGCGTGGTTCATGGGGTTTGGATATGGCTTTGTGTTCACCTTTCTTTACTGGCACTTGGAAGACCTGAATGGCACCACCACTCTCTTTGGCGTTTGTTCTGTGCTCAGTCACGTGTCTGAGCTGACTGCCTACTTCTTCAGCCACAAGTTGATAGAATTGGTTGGTCATATCAGGTAAGATGTTAGCAATCATTAAAGTGCTATACAAACCCCATTGAATTTCAGGCTTAGCCTTGAgttaaaaagtgaaaatcaagctaatccttttattttaaaattccaagTCCTGCTCAGTTATGTAGCTTGCCTGATGGAGTTGTTTATTACTATTTTAGGAGCTGAAACTGCTCAGAAGTGCTTCCTTTGCATTTGAGTTGCATATTAGTACATGCGTTATGCCTGGCACCGTAACCTTTTGCAGATGGTTCCAGAAGACATCCTGGTTCACTGATGCAAAGCTCTCTTAAGAGATCTTTACAAATCACCACCCATTCGAGGATTGTCTGTTTTGTCAtgtaaatataattaattttacaattttttttcctgtgagtaGCAGCGTTCTGGAAACCTCTATCCTGCTTCTCCTTGTGGGGCAGTTCTTTGCCCCCACAGTAGCCTAGAAAGATGTCACTTGCACGCtgagaggggaggaggatgaGACGAAGAAGTGAGGTGAGCACCTCCTGTGCACATGCCCTCGTAATCGGATGCTGGGTGTTGGCAGAATGAGGTTGCAGCCTGGTAGTGTCGCTTACCAGTTCAGTTCCTTGCTCTCTTCCTTTAGTTGCAACTGTGCGTGTTAGCTACTGAAGTGAGATGGCTGTGCAGGGCTTCTCCCCTAGTTTTTGCCCTGTGCAGGTGAAACTGACTACTTCCAGCATGTTAGTGAACACTGTTTTCCACTAAATTCACAATTGACTTAATTTTCGGATATTCTAAATCCCTTCACTACTCTTTAGAAAAAGCTCAAGGGAGGAAAGGTAAGGGGGAATCTGAGTTAATGAAGTcgtaaaggtttttttttatgtttactCAGGTACTCTGTGCAACTGAGCACAGAGCTCTGTGTGCTGTTAGCATCATGTCCTTTCCAAATACCCTGTTTATAATCATACAGTCACTGAGACgtaagtatttttaagctgTCTGCACTGTTCTTTTTGTGCATTCTGTTCTgtggttttgctctttgttttttttgttttgctttta contains these protein-coding regions:
- the MFSD6 gene encoding major facilitator superfamily domain-containing protein 6 isoform X2, whose product is MAADDKVAILTDDEEEQKRKYVLADPFNGISKDQDLPPHNESPSTETTTVADEEIDWLEKHCVKINNDLLISKVFYFFFYSAYGSLYPLLPVYYKQLGMSPSQSGLLVGIRYFIEFCSAPFWGVVADRFKKGKIVLLFSLLCWVLFNLGIGFVRPATLRCVPKGLPPAHPTNASSLLTTVLQNASMSPLLTTVSTASPKVRGKSDLLTSNPVTLETTGTANPEMTFLLPTQSNDVEFVLENSTYFILKNTTTSPVSPGNATPSTIPAAITTKPMPSDQAVLVYDQQEVEAIFLLILLVVIIGEFFSASSVTIVDTVTLQYLGKHRDRYGLQRMWGSLGWGLAMLSVGIGIDYTHTEVGIEGQGCKAPEYKNYRIVFIVFGVLMTMALIVATQFRFHYAHFKQDENKRKEVEISQVDRSASNESSDNTPTSTSQSQSFSFWDLIKLLCSIQYGSVLFVAWFMGFGYGFVFTFLYWHLEDLNGTTTLFGVCSVLSHVSELTAYFFSHKLIELVGHIRVLYIGLACNTARYIYISYLENAWTVLPMEVLQGPAATFRGIGMACLVILLLFALIQWLLVPDEEEEKTMLAERIPVPSSPVPIATIDLVQQQSEDTMPRTEPRLPLKKTKHQEEQEDVNKPAWGISSSPWVTLAYAVYQIKEMVKLSKTNPTPENQPLQKINENCSASSASSARQPQNPTDSGQSRNCSAPTPTATSDSQVDGDRIVSDHDAHPAAAGP
- the MFSD6 gene encoding major facilitator superfamily domain-containing protein 6 isoform X1, yielding MAADDKVAILTDDEEEQKRKYVLADPFNGISKDQDLPPHNESPSTETTTVADEEIDWLEKHCVKINNDLLISKVFYFFFYSAYGSLYPLLPVYYKQLGMSPSQSGLLVGIRYFIEFCSAPFWGVVADRFKKGKIVLLFSLLCWVLFNLGIGFVRPATLRCVPKGLPPAHPTNASSLLTTVLQNASMSPLLTTVSTASPKVRGKSDLLTSNPVTLETTGTANPEMTFLLPTQSNDVEFVLENSTYFILKNTTTSPVSPGNATPSTIPAAITTKPMPSDQAVLVYDQQEVEAIFLLILLVVIIGEFFSASSVTIVDTVTLQYLGKHRDRYGLQRMWGSLGWGLAMLSVGIGIDYTHTEVGIEGQGCKAPEYKNYRIVFIVFGVLMTMALIVATQFRFHYAHFKQDENKRKEVEISQVDRSASNESSDNTPTSTSQSQSFSFWDLIKLLCSIQYGSVLFVAWFMGFGYGFVFTFLYWHLEDLNGTTTLFGVCSVLSHVSELTAYFFSHKLIELVGHIRVLYIGLACNTARYIYISYLENAWTVLPMEVLQGVTHAAIWAACISYLSAAVPPELRTSAQGILQGLHLGLGRGCGAMVGGVLVNYFGPAATFRGIGMACLVILLLFALIQWLLVPDEEEEKTMLAERIPVPSSPVPIATIDLVQQQSEDTMPRTEPRLPLKKTKHQEEQEDVNKPAWGISSSPWVTLAYAVYQIKEMVKLSKTNPTPENQPLQKINENCSASSASSARQPQNPTDSGQSRNCSAPTPTATSDSQVDGDRIVSDHDAHPAAAGP